Proteins encoded together in one Miscanthus floridulus cultivar M001 chromosome 16, ASM1932011v1, whole genome shotgun sequence window:
- the LOC136514479 gene encoding TOM1-like protein 6, which translates to MQVRDKALLLLDSWQEAFGGPGGKYPQYYWSYIELKRAGVMFPRRPVDAPPIFTTPATHQVYGSPRYPSGSLNERITSDAETLIFEGLNNIRNATELLCDMVNALNPADRMAVKDEIITDLVNQCRSNQQKLMQFVSSTGDEELLKQGLELNDHLQSVHTKHDAIASGSPLPVETPSRELHREDPNPEPSTPITHDNKAQVEEDEDDEFAQIARRKNKSVISSDEASSSAGDQALVPVDPALSEVSSVASNAIVPLDATSGSGTRTKEQDMIDLLSLTLYGPPESSADSSTQNQNWSQPSVTSNGPETLPSYQPAVANGANYPANNQAYPTNQGYVPYNNYVAPWAQTGPQYVSSYPAPPWVMPASANSANPFQPATYQMPNPPAASVAPAATYPTTSKPYAAPSMQLVPSPAPKPVQNYNSYISQTYTGLNMATDARMNGNQRPKETPVAAARPYYMPDNLFGDLIDVKSFGAGSKINRSTSKPSPKGGGQPMIGRNK; encoded by the exons ATGCAAGTGAGGGATAAGGCATTGTTACTTCTGGATTCATGGCAAGAGGCATTTGGTGGACCTGGTGGCAAATATCCACAGTACTACTGGTCATACATTGAACTAAAG AGGGCAGGAGTAATGTTCCCACGACGTCCTGTAGATGCTCCTCCAATATTTACTACTCCTGCAACACATCAGGTGTATGGTTCACCTAGATATCCTTCTGGAAGTCTAAATGAGAGAATCACATCTGATGCTGAAACATTGAT CTTTGAGGGCTTGAATAATATTAGAAATGCAACGGAACTTCTGTGTGATATGGTGAATGCTTTGAACCCTGCTGATCGCATGGCAGTTAAAGATGAAATTATTACAGATCTTGTAAATCAATGTCGTTCAAATCAACAAAAGCTCATGCAGTTTGTCAGTTCCACAGG GGATGAAGAGCTGCTAAAGCAAGGACTAGAATTAAATGATCACTTACAGAGTGTACACACAAAACATGATGCCATTGCTTCTGGTTCTCCACTACCAGTTGAAACACCGAGTAGAGAACTACACAGAGAGGATCCAAATCCTGAGCCATCTACACCAATTACACATGATAATAAGGCTCAAGTtgaagaggatgaagatgatgagTTTGCTCAGATAGCACGAAG AAAAAACAAATCTGTGATATCCAGTGATGAGGCATCATCCAGTGCTGGTGATCAGGCCCTGGTACCCGTTGATCCAGCACTTTCTGAAGTTTCTTCAGTTGCGAGCAATGCAATAGTACCTCTCGACGCAACTTCTGGTAGTGGAACCAGGACGAAGGAGCAGGATATGATTGATCTTCTCAGCCTCACCTTGTACGGTCCTCCTGAATCATCTGCAGATTCTTCAACTCAGAACCAAAATTGGAGTCAGCCGAGTGTCACATCAAATGGACCAGAAACACTGCCGAGCTATCAGCCTGCTGTGGCAAATGGGGCAAATTACCCTGCCAACAACCAGGCTTATCCAACAAACCAGGGATATGTTCCTTACAATAACTATGTTGCACCATGGGCCCAAACGGGACCG CAATATGTGTCTAGCTATCCGGCACCACCATGGGTTATGCCTGCAAGTGCCAATTCAGCTAATCCTTTTCAGCCTGCGACATACCAAATGCCAAACCCTCCTGCTGCTTCTGTTGCCCCTGCAGCTACCTATCCAACAACATCAAAACCATATGCTGCTCCATCAATGCAACTTGTTCCATCTCCAGCACCAAAACCGGTGCAAAATTACAACTCTTATATTTCTCAAACATACACTGGTCTGAACATGGCTACAGATGCTCGGATGAACGGAAATCAGCGGCCAAAAGAAACTCCAGTGGCAGCAGCCAGACCATATTACATGCCGGACAATTTGTTTGGAGACCTGATCGACGTGAAGAGTTTTGGCGCTGGAAGCAAGATCAACAGGTCTACCAGCAAGCCGAGTCCAAAGGGTGGTGGCCAGCCTATGATTGGTAGAAACAAATAG
- the LOC136512541 gene encoding alanine--glyoxylate aminotransferase 2 homolog 3, mitochondrial-like gives MQRLASSRRLLQAALAPARANSSLSAAAAAAAPENGAAAVPKMPAFGYTPPPYDGPRADEIFRKRAQFLSPSLFHFYDRPLNIVDGKMQYLFDEDGRRYLDAFGGIATVCCGHCHPDVVEAIVNQAKRIQHSTVLYLNHAIADFAEALVSKMPGDLKVVFFTNSGTEANELALMIARLYTGCNDIISLRNGYHGNAAGTMGATAQSNWKFNVVQTGVHHALNPDPYRGAFGSDGEKYARDVQEIIEFGTTGRVGGFISEAIQGVGGIVELAPGYLPVAYNMVRKAGGLCIADEVQAGVARTGSHFWGFEGHGVIPDIVTMAKGIGNGIPIGAVVTTPEIAQVLTRRSYFNTFGGNPVSTAGGHAVLKVLEKEKLQENAFVVGSYLKEQLNKLKEKHEIISDVRGKGFLLGVELVTDREKKTPAKVEISHVMNHMKDMGVLVGKGGFYGNVFRITPPLCFTKDDSDFFIEVMDIALSKL, from the exons ATGCAGCGCCTCGCCTCCTCCCGGAGGCTCCTCCAGGCGGCGCTCGCCCCTGCCCGTGCCAACTCCAGCCtctccgcggccgccgccgcagccgcgccagagaatggcgccgccgccgtccccaaGATGCCGGCATTCGGCTACACGCCGCCGCCGTACGACGGGCCTCGCGCCGACGAGATCTTCCGGAAGCGGGCTCAGTTCCTCAGCCCGTCCCTCTTCCATTTCTACGACCGCCCT TTGAACATAGTCGATGGAAAGATGCAGTACCTATTTGATGAGGATGGCCGTCGTTACCTGGACGCATTTGGTGGCATTGCAACAGTTTGTTGTGGGCACTGCCATCCAGATGTGGTTGAGGCCATAGTAAACCAGGCAAAGCGGATCCAGCACTCCACAGTTCTGTATCTCAATCATGCTATTGCAGATTTTGCCGAGGCATTGGTTTCCAAAATGCCTGGTGATCTGAAG GTTGTTTTCTTCACAAATTCAGGCACGGAGGCGAATGAGCTCGCACTGATGATTGCACGGCTTTATACTGGTTGCAATGACATTATCTCACTTAGGAATGGATACCATGGGAATGCTGCTGGAACAATGGGTGCTACCGCTCAATCCAATTGGAAATTCAATGTTGTTCAG ACGGGAGTACACCATGCGCTTAATCCAGACCCCTACAGAGGTGCTTTTGGTTCTGACGGGGAGAAATATGCCAGAGATGTTCAGGAAATTATTGAATTTGGGACTACAGGGAGAGTTGGTGGTTTCATTTCGGAAGCCATACAG GGGGTTGGTGGAATAGTGGAATTGGCACCAGGATACTTGCCCGTGGCATACAATATGGTAAGGAAAGCTGGTGGACTCTGCATCGCTGACGAAGTTCAGGCAGGAGTTGCGCGAACTGGAAGCCACTTCTGGGGATTCGAAGGGCATGGTGTCATCCCAGACATAGTCACCATGGCCAAG GGTATTGGGAATGGCATACCCATAGGAGCCGTCGTGACAACACCAGAGATTGCTCAGGTGTTGACCCGCAGAAGTTACTTCAATACCTTCGGTGGTAACCCTGTCAGCACTGCGGGCGGGCATGCAGTGCTCAAAGTGCTGGAGAAGGAGAAGCTCCAGGAGAATGCGTTTGTTGTGGGCTCATATCTAAAGGAACAGCTTAACAAACTGAAAGAGAAGCATGAAA TCATCAGTGATGTTAGGGGCAAAGGCTTCCTTCTTGGAGTTGAGCTGGTGACAGACCGTGAAAAGAAAACCCCAGCCAAAGTTGAGATCTCACATGTCATGAACCATATGAAAG ATATGGGAGTGTTGGTTGGGAAGGGTGGTTTCTACGGGAACGTTTTTAGGATAACACCACCGTTGTGCTTCACCAAAGATGACTCCG ACTTCTTCATTGAGGTGATGGACATTGCGCTCTCGAAGCTGTGA